CCGCAGCCACGAGCGTCACCCGCGAAAGACGCGGTCGGTTGTCGGCTCCTCTCATCTCGCGCTGGGACTGGCTATCTGCTCGAACTGCTCGTGCTCACGGTGTTCAGCTACGGCCTGTACCGGATCGTCAAGGCCCTGGTCGTCCATCAGCTTCCGAAGTCGCTGGACGAACTCGACGTGGCAGACGACCACGACGAGCCAGAAGAGAACGCCTAGAGCAGTCCCGCTTCTTTCGCGAGCAACAGCCCCTCGATCGTCGCGTCGTTGGCGGGGGCCTCACGAGCGCGGTCGAGCGCCTCCTCGACTGGGACGGGCCGAACCTCCAGGAATTCGTTGCTGTCGACGTCTCGCGCGACCGGTTCGAGCCCCTCGGCGAAGACGATTCCACGCTTGTGCCGGAGCACTCCTGTCGCCGTCCAGAACTCCTCTAAGAGCGCGGTCCCGGCGGGGTCGAAGCCGGCCTCCTCGCGGAGTTCCCGCGCCCCAGCGGTCGTGAACGACTCGCCGTCCTCGACGATTCCGGCCGGGAGTTCGAGACAGTGCTCGCCGATCGCGGGGCGGTACTGCTCGACCATCACGACCGTGTCGCCGGTGACGGGGACGACGACCGCCGCGGGCGGCAGTTCTGCCCAGTAGTACTTCTTCTGGGTGCCGTCGGGCTGTTCGACCAGATCGTAGCCGCCGGTGTACCAGCCGGTCTCGTATTCGACCTCGGATTCGAGGACCGGCCAGTCGTGCGCCCCGTCGCGCTCCGGTTCGTCACTCATGGTTTGGTCTGAGTCACGGTCAGGCGATAAACGGTTTCGTTCTGTCTGACGTAGACGCTCGATCCCTCGGTCGCGTTGGGGTAGCGCGACTGGAGCGAACTGCGCTCGTCGAACGGCGAGTGCGTGAACGAACCCTTGATCCCGAACGGCCCCTTCCAGTACGGTTCAGAGTAGCCCGTCCCGTTGGTCGCGTCGGCCAGCGCGGTCGTCGTGTACTCGAAGCGCCGCTCGGAGAGGTCGCTGGCGTTGATCGCTTCGTAACCGCCGCCGTCGCCCACCGCCAGCTCGCCGTCGGTGGGTGTGGCGCTCATGTAGTAGGGATCGCCGCTCTTGAGCAGTCCCGGCAGCGCCCCCAGCGCGAGCAGCAGGACGATCACGACGAGCAAGCCGATGAGGAAGTTCCGGGTGATCCGGCGCATCTCACTCCTCCGTCTCGGCCGTCGCGCTCTCGCCCGTCACGACGCCTCGATAGACCGAGCCGAAGACCTGCCGCCGGAGCGTCCCCATCGCCGCCTCGCGTTCGTCCTGGAACGTCGCAGCGACGACGACGTCCTCGAAGGGGACCGCGTGCCAGACGACGCGATCGACGTTCTCGTTGCCGATCTCTCGGACTTCGTAGTCGTCGTGGTCGGAACACCACTGCTCGAACTCCTCTCGCGTGCCCAGAGTGACTTCCAGTGTCTCGGCGAACATCGCGTCGCGGGCGGTCTCGACGACTGCGCCGGTGACGCGCTCGCGGTACTGTTCGCGGTCGAGTTCCATGGCTTTGGCGACCTCTTTGACGACGACCTGTGCCGTCGGCCCGAGCGACTCGTAGCGCTCGCGCGCCGCCGCGGCCGTCTCGGGCGCGAACGACCCCTCGCGTTCCATACCCGCCTCTCGGGGTTCGATCACCTACTCCGTTTCGCCTTCCGAATCTTCTTGCCCGGCGTCGCCAGCGTCTCCATCCTCCTCACCGTCTACTGCCCCCATCTGCCGGGTCAGTTCCTGGGCCTCGTCGAGAATCCGCTGTGCGTCGGCGTCGAGCGCGGCGTCACCCCGGGACGCCCGACTGTCGACTGCTGGATTTCGATGGCCCTGGTCGTGAGTGTGCTCGTCCGGGCCACCCTCGGAGGCGTCGATCGGATGGTCGATCTCGGCAACCTCGTCCAGGTCGAGCAGGCGCTCGGCCAGCGTGTCCTCGTCGTTCTCGCCCCATCCCGGAGCGTGCTCGTCGAGCCAATCCTCGTGGTCGCCCGACCGGATGACCGCCGTGAACGCCAGGTGGTTGGCCAGGTGGCTGGCGTCGACCTGGGGCTCCTCACAGACGGGACAGCCATACGCCATATCTCGACTGTGCGGGGCCAGCGTCAAAGGGGTTTCACTCGTCGGGCGGTTGTGATACCGCCCGACACAACCACTCCTCGGGCGGTTGTGATACCGCCCGAGACACTCACTCCTCGGGCGGTTGTGATACCGCCCGAGACACTCACTCCTCGGTCAGGAGCCACGCCGTGTCCCAGCCGGCTTTCGTGACGTAGCGACGGCCGGACCACTCGACCGGCTCGCCGTCGCGTTTCTTGAGCCACTCGAACTCGACGTACGTCCCAGCGGGCAGGTCGAACTCGCCCGTCCAGGTCGGGTAGTCCTCGCCGGACAGCGGGACGGCCGCCTCGACGTCCCAGTTGCCGAGCGCCTCGTGGCTGCCAGTCAGGAACAGCTCCTCGCCGTACTCGGACTCGACGTCGATCGCCACCCGCGTCGAGAGCTCCTCGCCGGTCCCGGCGTCGGTCGGTTCGAGCCAGCGGTAGCTGTAGGGTTCCAGCAGGATCCGACTGTCCGGATAGACGGCAGTCTCGTCCCGGAGCACCTCGTGATAGCTCCCGGCATCCCACTGCTCTGGGAGGTCCGCGAAGGCGACCGCCCGCGACTCGCCCGAGAAGTTCGAGACCGCGAGCAGTCGCTCGCCCTCGAAGGCGCGTTCGACGACGAACACGGAGTCGTCGGGCACGTCGTGGACGGTCTCCTCGCCGCGGTGGTGCAGCGCCGCGCGCCCCTCGCGGGCTTCCGAGAGTCGGGCGATCCCGTCGAACACTCGTTGCTCGACCGTTCCCTGCTCGGACCGGCGCTCGGCGGCGTCCCAGTCCATGGGCGGGCGGTGGACCCAGCGGTTGTCCTCGGCCTTGATCGGGTTGTTCAGGTACGAGAAGTCGTTGAGCTGGGCGATCTCGTCGCCGCTGTACAAAAGCGGCATCCCCTGCATGACGAACGCGCTGGCGTGCATGAGCAGGTACCGCTGGATCGCCGCGTCGACGTCTTCGGGGTCGCCCTCGATACGGGCGTTCTGGAGCCCGGTCAGGGCCGCCGCCGTCCCGGAGGTGCGCGCGACGCCGGTCGGCTCCTCCTGGAAGCGATACCCCTCGGCGTCGCTGTCGGGGTGGTCGCCCGCGTAGTAGTCCGAGCAGAACTTGCGCGTGCTCACGGGGTCCTGTCCGACCGCGCGGACGTCCTCGCTGTCGAGTCCCCAGCCGATGTCGTCGTGACAGCGGACGTAGTTGAGCCAGGAGGCTTCCTCGGGCGTCGGCGGCAACTGGTCGAGTGCCCGCTCCAGCAGTCGCGTGTTCTCGCTGGCCAGCGCGTGCCAGAGGTGGGCCATCAGCGGCGCGTTGTAGGCGATGTCACACTCCTGGCCCTCGAAGCCGCCGGTGCCGAGGTACTTGATGGTCTCCTCGGGCGCGACGATCGCCTCGGCTTTGAACAGGACGCCCGGGGCGGCGATCCGCATCAGCGCCCGGTAGGCCCGCAA
The Halapricum salinum genome window above contains:
- a CDS encoding NUDIX hydrolase, encoding MSDEPERDGAHDWPVLESEVEYETGWYTGGYDLVEQPDGTQKKYYWAELPPAAVVVPVTGDTVVMVEQYRPAIGEHCLELPAGIVEDGESFTTAGARELREEAGFDPAGTALLEEFWTATGVLRHKRGIVFAEGLEPVARDVDSNEFLEVRPVPVEEALDRAREAPANDATIEGLLLAKEAGLL
- a CDS encoding DUF5809 family protein; this encodes MEREGSFAPETAAAARERYESLGPTAQVVVKEVAKAMELDREQYRERVTGAVVETARDAMFAETLEVTLGTREEFEQWCSDHDDYEVREIGNENVDRVVWHAVPFEDVVVAATFQDEREAAMGTLRRQVFGSVYRGVVTGESATAETEE
- a CDS encoding DUF5810 domain-containing protein — translated: MAYGCPVCEEPQVDASHLANHLAFTAVIRSGDHEDWLDEHAPGWGENDEDTLAERLLDLDEVAEIDHPIDASEGGPDEHTHDQGHRNPAVDSRASRGDAALDADAQRILDEAQELTRQMGAVDGEEDGDAGDAGQEDSEGETE
- a CDS encoding alpha-amylase family glycosyl hydrolase; the encoded protein is MNASDRELPVESWPPDDPVETLRSFLRDRYADRQDDVLERIDRQLPVLWEAYTEVYGDDREAVAWVLEAIEAAVEAFEDRPEQLRSLDDDRAGVDDWFQGSEEVGYMCYVDLFAGDLEGVREKIPYLKELGVTYLHLMPLLEPREGRNDGGYAVKDYRSVDPDLGTMADLRELAADLHEEGIRLALDFVMNHTAREHEWAQAAIEGDDRFRDFYLTYEDRELPDQYEQTLPEVFPDFAPGNFTYVDGLEKWVWTSFYDFQWDLDYANPDVFVQMFREMAHLANAGTDVLRLDAVPFLWKELGTDCRNLDEAHWLLRAYRALMRIAAPGVLFKAEAIVAPEETIKYLGTGGFEGQECDIAYNAPLMAHLWHALASENTRLLERALDQLPPTPEEASWLNYVRCHDDIGWGLDSEDVRAVGQDPVSTRKFCSDYYAGDHPDSDAEGYRFQEEPTGVARTSGTAAALTGLQNARIEGDPEDVDAAIQRYLLMHASAFVMQGMPLLYSGDEIAQLNDFSYLNNPIKAEDNRWVHRPPMDWDAAERRSEQGTVEQRVFDGIARLSEAREGRAALHHRGEETVHDVPDDSVFVVERAFEGERLLAVSNFSGESRAVAFADLPEQWDAGSYHEVLRDETAVYPDSRILLEPYSYRWLEPTDAGTGEELSTRVAIDVESEYGEELFLTGSHEALGNWDVEAAVPLSGEDYPTWTGEFDLPAGTYVEFEWLKKRDGEPVEWSGRRYVTKAGWDTAWLLTEE